The genomic window TGTGCCCTGCGGTGGGGCTGAGTGGAGCGGGGCTTGTTTACCTGCACGGCCCACACCTGGGCCGGTGGGCACCTGTTCCTGCAGGCTCCCCAGCTCTCAGGCCCACAGCTTTCCCCTGATGACTCTGCCCTGACTGGACCTTTTACATGAGGCCTGTGTAGACAGAAAGGCACATTCCCACTATTATAAAcgttatacaaaacaaaaaatcaaaacccagcccaaaataaaaccttacaAAAGCACGCCTCAGCCCATAACCGTGTGCTTTGCACATGGGTCATATAAACGTGTTCTGTGGAGTGGGAGtccattttttttcactgaaatgtgTAGACGTGGATGGATTTCTCCTGGGCTACATGGTTGCAGGGAGTCGTAGAACCACTGAAACTGGCGAGAGAGCACTTAATCACCTTTCACCCTTCATAAAACATTCCAGGTGCGAGGAAGCGAGCTCCCCCATCAGAGATGACTCTTGCCAGCGTGAGCCTGAGGGCCGCCGTCCTTTGTCTCCTGGCCTGCGCTGGCCTGGCTGCTGGAGACCGGGTGTACATACACCCCTTCCACATGCTCGTCTACAGCAAGAGCAGCTGTGACCAGCTGGAGAAGCCCACGGCAGAGACGCCCAAGGACCCGACCTTCACACCTGCCCCGATTCAGGCCAAGACGTCCCCAGTGGACGAGGAGGCCCTGTGGAGACAGCTGGTGCTGGCCGCCCAGAAGCTCGACGGTGAAGACAGGACGAGGGCTGCCGTGCTGGGGATGCTGGTCAACTTCATGGGTTTCCGCATGTACAAGACGCTGAGCGAGACGTGGAGCGCAGCCACAGGCGCCGTGCTCTCCCCACCGGCTCTCTTTGGCACCCTGGCCTCCTTCTACCTAGGAGCCTTGGACCCCACGGCCAACGGACTGCAGGCGTTCCTGGGCGTGCCCGGGGAGGATCAGAGCTGCACCTCCCGGCTGGATGGTCACAAGGTCCTCTCTACCCTGCAGACCATCCAGGGCCTGCTGGTGGCCCAGGGCGGAGCGAGCCGCCAGCCCAAACTGCTCCTGTCCACGGTGGTGGGCCTGTTCACTGCCCCCGGCCTGCGCCTGAAGCAGTCGTTTGTGCAGGGCCTGGCTCCCTTCGCCCCCGTCACCCTCCCGCGCTCTCTAGACTTGTCCACGGACCCAGATCTCGCTGTGGAGAAGATCACCAGGTTCATGCAGGCTGTGACGGGGTGGGAAATGAACAGCCCCCCGACGGGGGTCAGCCCAGACAGCACCCTGCTCTTCCACACCTACGTCCACTTCCAAGGTAAGGCCAGCCCTCCGGGGGGGCTCTGCCCCCAGGCCAGTGCCAAAGGGCAGCAGTTCTCTGTGTCCAGAAACTTAGTGCCCACCGTCTCAgctgggcagagccaggcctcGGGGGTGGGCATGGCGGCAGACGTGAGGGAGTACCTGGAGACCACCCTCCAGGAGGACAGGAGCCGCTGCCCCCTGGGCTCCTTGGATGAGAGCTGGCTGGGCTTTGCCTCCCCACCTGCTGCCCACTGTATGCAGCTACTCTGCTGCATGTTTGCAGTCTCATCCTGTAATCCCATGATGCAGTGAAGAggttttattgtctttattacCTGTAAAGAAATAGAGTCAGAAAAacaaagtgacttgctcaggatGGCCCAGCCCCAAGTGGGGGTCCTGGGATCCAAACCTGCATCTCCTGGCTCCACTGCCCAGCTCCACGCTCAGATGGGCTGGGTTACTGTCTCTTGAGAAGGTCACTATCCCCTGTAAAAACAACCAATTTGTTTGCTTAAATCATTTTCATGTTGGGAGGGTTATTACCCAGAAGTCCCGACTACACAGGTTGTTCATTCATTGACGGTTTACTATACGCAGGACTCTGAATTGGGCGTCTCAGAGGGGTCAAGGAGGAAGACTGCACAGGCCGCCCCACAGGTTGTCAAAGTTTAATAGTGGACAGAGCCCGAGAGCAAATGCCTGGGCCACAGTGCTGCAGGCAAAAGTGATCCACGTCCAGGAGGCTCAGGACGCTCGAAAGAGGGGCTCACTGGGGAGTGGACGGAAGACCTGGGGACAGCAAGGGGAGCAGGGCTTCGGTGAAGAGAAGCGAGTGAGCCAAGGTTGCCACGTCTAGAACAGGGGCAGCTTTGCTTGGCTAGAGTGAAGGGTGAGAGAAGGGGGGCCGTGGGGGACAGAGCTGCAAAGGTGGGGCTTTGAATGTGCTGCTGGGAAGGTTGGAACTCTGTGGTGGCAGGTGTCCGAGTGCAGGTCGTCCTGGAGGCCTGCGCCGTGTGGGTCGGAGGCGGGAGGGCCCTTGGAAGGTTTTGCGACAGTCCAGGCACCTCTCCAGGGAGCACACACTGAGGTAGTGGCCCCGGGACTGATGGGTGGGCTGGGGACGTTGATGAGGTTCCGTCAAGATGTGCAGGCGCCCGGGGAACAGAAAGCCAGTGGCTGAAAGGTAGCGCTGTGGAGAGAGACGTTACGGTGCATAGTCATTTTTTCACTCTGAGAAAATGCTGGAAGTCTATAAACTGCACAGGGAGAGGACCAGGTTTGCTCAGTTCCCAGCACTGCAGCACATGGGAGCAGAGGCAGCACGGGCCATGCTGCCGTCCCTAAGAGGGGCCCCGGGAGGAGAGCTCTCTGAGGAGGCCGTGTCCCCAGCGGCCAAGCCAGAGAGCCCCTGGTGTCAGAAAAGGGGCCTCACTTCAGGAAAGTGCCTGTCCCCGTGATCCCGTGTGGCAGAGCCGGACAGGCAGAGGGGGCGACGTGGAGAAAGGCAAACCCCGCTCAGGACTGGACGGACGTCCCAGGGCACCCCAGGCCGGCCGTGGCCCAGCCTCTGACCTCGCTGCCTAACCAGCCCTGCCTCAGTTTCCGTCCGATGGACACGCACACCCTTTCTGCCCACCTCGGCGTGCCCATCTATGAAATGAGCAGCTGTGTCATGAGCTCTAAGTCCCTTTCAGTACTAATGTCCGGTTACGACGGCGTCAGCACACAGCTGGGACTTGGGAGCCCCTGAGCTCTGGGCGCCCTTTGCCCAGCGCTGCAGTCACCCTG from Rhinolophus ferrumequinum isolate MPI-CBG mRhiFer1 chromosome 27, mRhiFer1_v1.p, whole genome shotgun sequence includes these protein-coding regions:
- the AGT gene encoding angiotensinogen encodes the protein MTLASVSLRAAVLCLLACAGLAAGDRVYIHPFHMLVYSKSSCDQLEKPTAETPKDPTFTPAPIQAKTSPVDEEALWRQLVLAAQKLDGEDRTRAAVLGMLVNFMGFRMYKTLSETWSAATGAVLSPPALFGTLASFYLGALDPTANGLQAFLGVPGEDQSCTSRLDGHKVLSTLQTIQGLLVAQGGASRQPKLLLSTVVGLFTAPGLRLKQSFVQGLAPFAPVTLPRSLDLSTDPDLAVEKITRFMQAVTGWEMNSPPTGVSPDSTLLFHTYVHFQGQMKGFSLLAGLREFWVDNTTSVSVPMLSGTGTFQHWSDPQNNLSMTRVDLSENACLLLIQPHSPSDLREVEALTFQHDFLMWTKKLSPQTIRLTLPQLVLRGSYDLQDLLAQAKLPTLLGAEANLGKISDANLSVGQVLNSILFELKAAEGQQPREPAQQPAGPEALEVTLNSPFLFAVCERDSTALHFLGRVDSPLSVA